A genomic region of Fluviispira vulneris contains the following coding sequences:
- a CDS encoding RNA-guided endonuclease InsQ/TnpB family protein, giving the protein MITTYHYRIKDSGRANRVLSKMSRSVNLVWNFCKQTQQEALKNKSVKLINDKKSGEKISIPYFFSSSEMDGLVAGSSKELGLHSQTVQAISQEYITRRKQFKTLLRWRGKKFLGWIPFKASAIKIHNGKISYNKNEFSFWNSRELPEDAKIKTGSFCQDKSGHWYLNVAFESELIGIKREDDKEIGIDIGIKTLATCSNGEKIERPNLRKNALAKLRYLKRCQNFAQRKQSKSKKYHALPKAKQERKLHVKVANIRQDYLHKESTKLVKKCSLIVVGDVPCKLMNRNKKLSGISLDSGIGMFKSMLKYKAVRAASTYKEISERDSSRTCSKCSKKLLRIELGVRHWNCEKCGAVHDRDVNAAINILQSYRAGVPIGHDRPTRTKKNSS; this is encoded by the coding sequence ATGATAACAACATATCACTACAGAATTAAAGATTCAGGGAGAGCAAATAGAGTGCTTTCTAAGATGTCTCGTTCTGTAAATTTGGTATGGAATTTTTGCAAACAAACTCAACAAGAGGCTCTTAAAAATAAATCCGTTAAGTTAATAAATGATAAAAAATCGGGTGAAAAAATTTCTATTCCGTATTTTTTTTCATCTTCAGAAATGGATGGATTAGTTGCAGGAAGTTCAAAAGAACTAGGTCTTCATTCTCAAACAGTTCAGGCTATTTCTCAAGAATACATCACACGTAGAAAACAATTTAAAACACTATTGCGTTGGCGTGGGAAAAAATTCTTAGGATGGATACCGTTTAAAGCATCAGCAATTAAAATTCATAATGGAAAAATATCCTATAATAAGAATGAATTTTCTTTTTGGAATTCAAGAGAACTACCAGAAGATGCAAAAATAAAAACAGGCTCATTTTGCCAAGATAAAAGCGGGCATTGGTATTTAAATGTTGCTTTTGAAAGTGAATTAATTGGAATTAAAAGAGAAGATGATAAAGAAATTGGGATAGATATTGGAATTAAAACTCTTGCAACATGCTCAAATGGTGAAAAGATTGAAAGGCCAAACTTAAGAAAAAATGCTTTAGCAAAACTTCGGTATTTAAAAAGATGTCAAAATTTTGCACAAAGAAAGCAATCGAAAAGTAAAAAGTATCACGCTTTGCCAAAAGCAAAACAAGAAAGAAAACTTCATGTAAAAGTGGCAAATATTAGACAAGATTATTTGCATAAGGAATCAACAAAACTTGTAAAAAAGTGTTCCCTTATTGTTGTAGGTGACGTTCCTTGTAAATTAATGAATCGCAATAAAAAACTATCAGGAATATCATTAGACTCAGGGATTGGAATGTTTAAATCAATGTTAAAGTACAAAGCCGTTAGAGCTGCTTCAACATACAAAGAAATTTCAGAAAGAGATTCAAGTCGGACGTGTTCAAAGTGTAGTAAAAAACTGCTACGGATCGAACTTGGAGTAAGACACTGGAACTGTGAAAAGTGCGGAGCTGTCCATGACAGAGACGTAAATGCTGCAATAAATATATTGCAATCATACAGAGCTGGTGTCCCTATCGGGCATGATAGG